In Gammaproteobacteria bacterium, one DNA window encodes the following:
- the nrfD gene encoding NrfD/PsrC family molybdoenzyme membrane anchor subunit produces the protein MTMVTEKDINEQIAWAKINTDVLKSMENPRPAYWVTLIVCLAMVACAAVAEYIQYTVGMGPSNLNNPHMWDMYIASFVFWIGMSHSGTLLSAILHLIHADWRKPIYRFAEAMTTFSLMTAGLFPIIHLGRVWNMYWVLPYVSDRGHWPNFRSPLVWDAFAISTYLSASMLFLFVGMIPDLAICRDNTTGWRKKLYTMLSLGWVGSDRQWRNFRKIYLLMACFLIPLAVSVHSIVSADFAMSIMPGWHVTTFPPYFVAGALYSGCAAIITLFVLLRYFFRFEEYMTLPIMEKTCKLTFAIAMVWTYLNLVEFASVWYGHDVYNKELLISKATGAYAWIFWTMIFCGSVLPFALAFRSLRRHMPTMFVVSLFLNLGMFFERWMIVAPTLSMSHEPHQWDVMYGSIVEWAIVFGSFGWFGMLFLVFVKVFPSVSMYEVKEMVFHRKRSAGEEDLARMTDHAKPATQTTGGEGA, from the coding sequence ATGACGATGGTGACAGAGAAAGACATTAACGAGCAGATTGCTTGGGCAAAAATCAACACTGATGTGTTGAAGAGTATGGAAAATCCACGCCCGGCCTATTGGGTGACGCTGATAGTGTGTCTGGCAATGGTGGCCTGTGCCGCCGTGGCGGAATACATCCAGTACACCGTGGGTATGGGGCCTTCTAACCTCAACAACCCGCACATGTGGGATATGTATATCGCCTCCTTCGTGTTCTGGATTGGCATGAGTCACTCCGGCACCTTATTGTCGGCTATCCTGCATCTGATTCACGCCGACTGGCGCAAGCCGATTTATCGGTTTGCCGAAGCCATGACCACGTTCTCACTGATGACCGCGGGCCTGTTTCCTATCATCCATCTGGGTCGTGTCTGGAATATGTACTGGGTGTTGCCCTACGTCAGCGATCGGGGTCATTGGCCGAATTTCCGTTCGCCGCTGGTATGGGATGCCTTCGCGATCAGCACCTATCTTTCCGCTTCCATGCTATTCCTGTTTGTCGGCATGATACCGGATCTGGCGATTTGTCGTGACAACACCACTGGCTGGCGTAAAAAGCTGTACACCATGCTATCACTGGGTTGGGTGGGCAGTGACCGCCAATGGCGCAACTTCCGCAAGATCTATCTGTTGATGGCCTGCTTCCTGATCCCGTTGGCGGTATCGGTGCATTCCATTGTATCGGCGGACTTTGCAATGTCGATCATGCCTGGTTGGCACGTCACCACCTTCCCGCCCTATTTTGTGGCCGGTGCGTTGTACTCGGGTTGTGCGGCCATTATCACCCTGTTTGTGCTGCTGCGTTATTTCTTCCGTTTTGAGGAATACATGACCCTGCCGATCATGGAAAAAACCTGCAAACTGACCTTCGCTATCGCCATGGTATGGACTTACCTGAACCTGGTCGAGTTTGCCTCTGTCTGGTACGGCCATGATGTGTATAACAAGGAGTTGCTTATCTCCAAGGCCACGGGTGCCTATGCCTGGATTTTCTGGACGATGATCTTTTGCGGTTCGGTGTTGCCGTTCGCGCTGGCATTCCGTTCCCTGCGCCGGCATATGCCGACCATGTTTGTGGTGTCGCTGTTCCTGAATCTGGGTATGTTCTTTGAACGCTGGATGATCGTGGCGCCGACATTGTCGATGTCACACGAGCCACATCAATGGGATGTCATGTACGGCAGTATCGTGGAGTGGGCCATTGTGTTCGGCAGCTTTGGCTGGTTCGGCATGTTGTTCCTGGTGTTTGTAAAAGTATTTCCGTCGGTATCGATGTATGAGGTGAAAGAGATGGTCTTTCATCGCAAACGTTCTGCGGGTGAAGAAGATCTGGCGCGCATGACCGATCATGCCAAACCGGCAACTCAGACTACCGGCGGGGAGGGTGCATAA
- a CDS encoding 4Fe-4S dicluster domain-containing protein: protein MSLDNILNHWSDFRKGAEEGGHHKYEHRWAMAINLDLCTGCNACSTACYAENNLAVVGKERFEKGQAMHWLRIERYWDQPDKEYPEQGASFLPMMCQQCGAATCEPVCPVAATYHTPDGLNAQVYNRCIGSRYCSNNCPFRVRYFNFYSYYESAWPQPMEQQLNPDLSVRDKGVMEKCTFCVQRIRTAKDKAYMEDRPVEDGEAMTACAQACPTSAIVFGDAMDENSMVSKLWKKHQVERGVYQQTKNAKKNADLRGYRIFEELNVDPSVMYLERVRENV, encoded by the coding sequence ATGTCATTAGACAATATTCTTAATCATTGGTCAGACTTCCGTAAAGGTGCCGAGGAAGGTGGTCATCATAAATATGAACACCGCTGGGCAATGGCCATTAATCTTGATCTGTGCACCGGTTGCAATGCCTGTTCTACCGCTTGTTATGCGGAGAACAATCTTGCCGTGGTCGGTAAAGAGCGTTTTGAAAAGGGCCAGGCCATGCACTGGTTGCGTATCGAGCGTTATTGGGATCAGCCTGATAAAGAATATCCGGAACAGGGCGCCAGCTTTCTGCCAATGATGTGCCAGCAGTGCGGTGCCGCGACCTGTGAACCGGTGTGCCCGGTTGCCGCGACCTATCACACGCCAGACGGGTTGAACGCGCAGGTGTACAACCGCTGTATCGGTTCACGCTATTGTTCAAATAACTGTCCGTTCCGCGTGCGGTACTTCAATTTCTATTCTTACTACGAATCTGCATGGCCGCAACCGATGGAGCAGCAGCTCAATCCGGATCTGTCCGTTCGTGATAAAGGTGTAATGGAGAAATGTACCTTCTGCGTGCAGCGTATCCGCACCGCCAAGGATAAGGCCTACATGGAGGATCGCCCGGTTGAAGACGGTGAGGCGATGACGGCCTGCGCACAGGCTTGTCCGACGTCTGCCATTGTGTTCGGTGACGCCATGGATGAGAACAGCATGGTGAGCAAACTGTGGAAAAAGCATCAGGTGGAGCGCGGTGTTTACCAGCAGACAAAAAATGCGAAGAAGAATGCCGATTTACGTGGCTACCGGATTTTCGAAGAACTCAACGTCGATCCGTCAGTGATGTATCTCGAACGTGTTCGTGAAAATGTATAA
- a CDS encoding cytochrome c, translating to MNHSMKRIALILAVLTIPSVALAWPWSQDMMNQPSIKPQEGVMTPFPARSVPVMGTPTKVANRDEAKDLVNPIPVTAASLKKGRNLFRIYCAACHGLSGKAESPVSGKIGAIDLTDDYVQKTLTEGWLWGTITFGSFVMPAYGVPGEQGGSNDLSVEERWHVVNYVKNGLLKETTVAAK from the coding sequence ATGAACCATTCGATGAAACGCATAGCGCTAATTCTGGCCGTGTTGACTATTCCATCAGTGGCGCTTGCATGGCCGTGGTCACAGGACATGATGAACCAGCCCAGCATAAAACCACAGGAGGGGGTGATGACGCCCTTTCCCGCCCGCTCTGTCCCGGTGATGGGTACTCCGACCAAGGTCGCGAACCGCGATGAAGCCAAAGATCTGGTCAATCCGATTCCAGTGACCGCCGCCTCGCTGAAAAAGGGACGCAACCTGTTCCGCATTTATTGTGCGGCATGTCACGGCCTGTCAGGTAAGGCAGAGTCGCCGGTGAGTGGGAAAATCGGCGCCATTGATCTAACCGATGATTACGTACAAAAGACGCTTACCGAAGGCTGGCTCTGGGGCACGATCACTTTTGGCAGTTTCGTGATGCCGGCCTACGGGGTGCCGGGTGAACAGGGTGGCTCCAACGACCTGTCAGTTGAAGAACGCTGGCACGTTGTGAACTATGTCAAAAATGGTTTGTTGAAAGAAACCACCGTCGCTGCAAAATAG
- a CDS encoding quinol:electron acceptor oxidoreductase subunit ActD, with amino-acid sequence MTKKRMMGLFSDFDEAHDAIADIRRNEVPGLTVDDVTMKSPIEHPEVEEVLGERPVHIQKFTLFGALFGLTFGFLFLSGAQATFLVQPQGGKPVIPLPSNFVLMYEMLIFFGVWSTFFAFLFLSGLFKKRSALYSEKVSLDQVAILVEVDESISESVRALFQKHKVLEIREEVIR; translated from the coding sequence ATGACTAAAAAAAGAATGATGGGCCTGTTCAGCGATTTTGATGAGGCGCATGACGCCATCGCTGATATTCGCCGTAATGAGGTCCCTGGATTGACGGTAGATGATGTCACCATGAAATCACCTATCGAACATCCTGAGGTGGAGGAGGTCCTGGGTGAGCGCCCGGTACACATCCAGAAATTCACCCTGTTCGGTGCCCTGTTCGGCCTGACATTCGGGTTTCTGTTCCTGTCCGGCGCACAGGCCACCTTCCTGGTGCAGCCGCAAGGTGGCAAGCCGGTTATTCCCTTGCCGTCAAATTTTGTATTGATGTATGAGATGCTGATTTTCTTCGGCGTCTGGAGCACGTTCTTTGCGTTTCTGTTTCTGTCAGGCCTGTTTAAAAAGCGCAGTGCACTGTATAGCGAAAAAGTCAGCCTTGACCAGGTGGCCATTCTGGTTGAGGTCGATGAGTCAATTAGCGAGTCGGTGAGAGCGCTTTTTCAAAAGCATAAGGTATTGGAAATTCGAGAAGAGGTCATACGATGA